Part of the Deltaproteobacteria bacterium genome is shown below.
TCAATGTATCACCGCGATATCATACTGCTCGATAAGCTTATCAGTAGTGACAATGGTAGCATTTAGTTTTAATGCCGTGGCGATAATAAAACGGTCTGCAGGGTCTCTATGCAGCCAAGGTAATTCATTGGCTGCTAGTAATATATCAACATCTAATGATGCTAAGGTTAGCTTATGTTGCTCAAGTGCTGTGGCAAACCATTGTGATGGTTTGATTGGTAGGGTTAAGTTGCCTCGTGCTGTTTTTAGGCTGATCTCCCAAGCAGTAATTGCAGATACATAAACTATAGAAGCTGCCTCAATTACATTTAATGCTTTGTCGCTAAGTTTATCGCTACCTGTAGCTAACCATAAAAGGGCACAAGTATCTAATAAAACACAGGGTTTATACATCAAGCCACTCATCTATAGTCGGTTTAGTTGGGTCTTCGTTAATTATTGTTTTGCTGAGCAGTTGTGAAGTTGCTAAACGCGAGCCTGTAGGTAATGGTGAAAGTACAGCTACAGCTTTACCATGTCGACAAATCACTATTCGCTCACCACGCTCAATACGTGCAAGTAAAGCAGATAAATGCGTTTTTGCTTCATGAACGGTTACTGAAGTCATCAAACTAGTCTATATGACTAAAATTAGTCTGACAAGCTAAATTTACAATATGCTTACCATTGCATGATCAGCACTAAAACCTTAAACTAAAACTATGGTACGTATTGAAGGCAGTGGAATATCTACTCAACTAAATCCATTCGGGCCGAATTGGAATACTCCCAAAGTAGATAAAGCCGCCACAGTTGCACAGCAAGTTCAAGCAAAACTTTTTGGTCATACCAAACCAGCTTTGCTCGACCCTGCAAATTTCCCGGAGTTAGCTGCTATGATAGCGCAGCTTTATCGCTACAAACGCAAACTCGCAGTAA
Proteins encoded:
- a CDS encoding type II toxin-antitoxin system prevent-host-death family antitoxin; translation: MTSVTVHEAKTHLSALLARIERGERIVICRHGKAVAVLSPLPTGSRLATSQLLSKTIINEDPTKPTIDEWLDV
- a CDS encoding type II toxin-antitoxin system VapC family toxin encodes the protein MYKPCVLLDTCALLWLATGSDKLSDKALNVIEAASIVYVSAITAWEISLKTARGNLTLPIKPSQWFATALEQHKLTLASLDVDILLAANELPWLHRDPADRFIIATALKLNATIVTTDKLIEQYDIAVIH